The Festucalex cinctus isolate MCC-2025b chromosome 16, RoL_Fcin_1.0, whole genome shotgun sequence sequence CAGCAAGAATGGGACGCCGCAGCTTGTCTGTCTGCACGCCAAGACAAACTGCTACTTCACATTTTTTAACCATGTCGCCATCACTAATAGGTGAGCATGAGGATTATTTCTGTATGgtataaaatattacatttctaCCAAGTACAGCACTGTATGGTTTTAACATTTATGtagcttgtgaaaaaaaaaaagaaagacagtaaATAATGGACAAAATTAGTAAGAAgagttaactttggtgaaaacAGGCCAGATTGAACCCCCTGATGGGTCGGTTCTGGCCCGCAGGCCATATGTTTGATACCCTATGCTAGATAaccctttgtgtgtgtgaatgtgtaagcgagtttgtgctctttaatttGCCTGAAACCTGTTACAAATCCAAGACCTTTCACCTTAACACTGGCCAGAGTCCTGCCACAGTTGTgaaagttgtcaggagaccagaggaaggatcaaaggaatgaaagatgaagcaaagtgagatcagACAACAACCTCTGCCTCCAGTTAAATTTTTCAGAATCTTTCACAACACCATAAACATCTGAATTCCAACAGGATTAGGGAGacatcaagagaccagaggaaagactaatggaaggaaggaaggatagatgagcaATCATGAGCAGATGATactagaagaagaaaatgttttttttctttgacttgaTGCGAGTATGCAAACTAGGATTTTTCATCCTTGGGCCCATTCCAAAAGTGACAAGAGTCCTCTTATCTAATATCAGTTGAAAAACACATAAAGCAATTATGGGTCCCCACATTCCACGTTTGATTGATTGCTTTAGATTCGTCCATGTGGAGTATGAGAAAACCGAGCAGCTCCATCATACAAGACAGACACAAAATTCTGCCTATAGGAAAAACACTGACATGCATTCCTTttgtctggattttttttttttttaattcacaccTCATTCAACGATGACATACCCATGCTCTGGCCTCAGTCTACACAGAATAACAAACCAGCTTCGGCAACACGCTAGCTTGGCCTTGCACGTGTATATTTGTGTGCTACGCTGAGAAAGAAGAGAGCCGACGGAGGGACCGAGGTTAATCAAACATAACGCTAGTGGATGCCCTCGCCTGAAGCTCCTGACGAGTGATGCATTTGCGCATTGTGGGCAGCGGGGAGGACAGCTAGGTTGGGGTGTTTCATTACAGACAGAGCACAGCGGGTCCAGGGGGTGTACACACGAAagtgttgtttatatttttgttgcgtATAGAAAATATGAAGTCCATATTGACCTGATTAAAATTCCCCTGCCACAACTTCTGCTAAACAGAAAAACAATAGGCATGAATTGATGtataaaatttatttacaaACAATTTTACAGCCAAGGTTTGTGTGAAAGAATGTCATAGTAAAACTACTTGAATTGTCCAGGTGAGATCCTATCGCATTTCCTGCActcacaaaatagaaaaaaacagcGCTGGGCTCATTGTCGATTAGCACATTTGGAATTCTTCCTTCTCCTCTAGGAAAATAACAGAGCTGCTCAAGCTTTGCAAAAATAGATTCCTCTGCATATCGTTACACACGCTTTGCATTTCAAACCCTAAGCAAGCAAAGTCAGACttcagtgtttttttcccctacctGATCTTTTATACAAAAGTGGTCTGTGACGGTGAAATACGACTCAAAGGGAGCCAAGGACAAAGTGAGAATCAATGAACGGGATTTTAGGCGGAGGCGTCATGTAGAATAACGGGGAACAGGTGCCACTTAGAAGGAAAGGTTGGACTAAGTGAATTTATTTGCAGCAAATGTTTATCTTGGCACAGAGAAGCCTCGTCAAACTGTACCGTAAATCAGCCGAGGGCTGTGACACTGCtcttgatgaatagtgtttgtCAGTATTGGTCGCATTCAGCACTTTACTCACTGCGCCGGCACCATTGCAGGCAAGACAAGCATGTAAGGCTCTCTGACGCCTTCTAGTGTCAGCATCACATAAAGTCACCAACAGCAAACACTGACCAGCTTtccttaattaaaaacaaataataataataatagtaataatagtaagaatgatTCTATATTGCTCCAGCAGTTAACTTTGTCTTCACAGTACCAGTTTAGCTTATAGagtgttttgctgtttttatttaaagttcTCGCTGCCAAAAGCACCGCTGATATTCCCCATTGGGGATTATTGTGCATGTAAACAACGTAGTGGTCACAATCGCAGTATAAAACTCCGTTCTACCCTGAAAGCACAAACCTCACTTGTTTGTAAGTGACTGACTTGTGGAACATCAGCGCGTCCTCCAAgaatcttaaaaacaaaaatacaatcacAATCTGGCCTGATGTAGCCTCACGACAAACACTCGAGACGCGTGTCAAGTAAACCCAGCACGTGCTGTCTTTTGAGGAGCAGACCTGAGCTCTGTATCATCATCCTCGACCTCTGTGGACCAAGGTgaaggacagacagacagacagagaaagAGACAGACAGGCCTGGATCAAGACGAAGGGTAGCAGAGGGTGCTGTAGGAAGAGGACAAGATGCACAGTGGTGTGGGGAGGGCGTAGTAGGAGGGGTTGGTGAAGGGGAAGaggaaaaggaagaagaggaagacccCCAGCAGGTAAGAGGAAAGGACAGCTTGACGGTGGGGGTGCTCCAGGGCCGCGCTGATGGCGGGGAAACCCATGTAGTTACAGAAGGAGTGGCACAGTACCGGACCCACCAGGTGACCTGGAAACACGGGAGAAGGAGACCACATGAAGTGTGCTCTCCGGCTCCTCCTACAGGCGTGATGATTTAACCCACTTTAATTCAGGGTCTTATGCTACATGCTAACTGGCACTTGTGTTGTGGCTGGCTtagttgagttgaattgagaACACGACTCCTGTATGGACCGAGATCCGCGAGGGGAGACACGACAGAACGTCTCTTACCTGTTCTCAACAAGATGAAGGCTGTGTAGGCCCCGAACACGGCTGTGTAGGAGAACTGGAACACTGCAGTTGGATGGGACAAGGACTTTAGCGTCAGAGGACGGGAAGGATGCACAGAACGTCACAAACACTCACCTGCCGAGAGGAAGATTCCCGACAGCGTCCCCTGCCGGAAACGCAGCAGCTCGATTACGTGGTGGAAGTGAGCTGCAAGATAACAACGCGTTATCTTCATCTGAGGAAAACTCATCAGTACACTCTGGCTTAACTCACCCACTCCGAAGAAGAGCGGACATGTGAGGATGGCGGCGGCCGGGCCGATGCAGGGCACCAACATGGGCAGCATGCAGGCCCGGAACACCAGTTCCTCCGTTAACGGCGCCACCACCTGGTTCCTCAACCACCGCATGTCGCTGAAACACATCACCCAGAAGCACGGGTCTGCAAGAGGGAAATCGTCAGCATGTCAACCTTCAGAGCGAAAAGTCACACAGAGTCAACTCACCAAAGAGCACCCGGACACCATCCATGAAGCTCCAGGGACAGTCCATCGCCATCTGCGTCAGGGGCCCCAGAAACAGGACCTACAGTACATAACACAGCCtgactgttattttttttttttttcaattatcttTTCCAACACTTGAGTTACTCGTTGACCAATAAAGGACATCCTATTTTATGATCTCACCATAGTCAGCAGTAGCGGAAGGATGACAGCAGGTACAAAGCCTTCAAAGCGGATCCCCATGATCGCCAGTAGTGATGGCACCATCTGAGAAACACACACGTTGAAGTGCAAAAACCTGGGCTGAGCAATAATCACCCTCCATTTTAGACACACTCACCCTGATGCCTGTGAGTTCCCCCCATGCCCACACAAAAAGAGGCGACACACCCGAGACGATCAACACGCTGGTGAAGCGCCGCTTGATGACATCCGGGTGATCCCTGACaataaaacatcaaaatatttgaaaaaaaaaatcatgtaactGTAGTATACACGTTTATGCTAATGCAGGGTAACGTCACGTGACATAACAGTCATAAAACATCAAACAGACAGCATCATTTGGAGAAATAGCTTTCTTCTCGTTTGCGTGCTGTGACTGCTCATACATCACAATCTATCCCCTTTTTCTTCAATATTCCTCAACAAGCAGCAAAATGATTGACCTTGGCTCATTTTAATCAGA is a genomic window containing:
- the rce1a gene encoding CAAX prenyl protease 2, with product MTIALLLSVLSCLLLACSYVGSLYVWRSELPRDHPDVIKRRFTSVLIVSGVSPLFVWAWGELTGIRMVPSLLAIMGIRFEGFVPAVILPLLLTMVLFLGPLTQMAMDCPWSFMDGVRVLFDPCFWVMCFSDMRWLRNQVVAPLTEELVFRACMLPMLVPCIGPAAAILTCPLFFGVAHFHHVIELLRFRQGTLSGIFLSAVFQFSYTAVFGAYTAFILLRTGHLVGPVLCHSFCNYMGFPAISAALEHPHRQAVLSSYLLGVFLFFLFLFPFTNPSYYALPTPLCILSSSYSTLCYPSS